CTCCAGCACCCGCTCTTTCTCCCGTGAGCGCAGGTCATATGTAGAAATATAGTACCTGGGTATCTGACCACCCTCGCGGTCGGTTTCAAGACCGACCATAATGTCCCCCCAGATAGCCTGCTGACCATACTCCCATTTCTCGCCAACCTGCCAGCTCTCAGTTGATGGTTCTTTGCTCTTTTCCGCATTGGCAGCGTACTTATAGATATTACCTGTGTAGCTAAGAACCCAAAGATGCAGATTATCCACGAGGCATATATCCACGAAGGGGTCACCCCCGCTATCCAACCGGGAACTCCACGAAATACCGCCATCCTCCGTGTAGTACAATCCACTCATGCCTAGCAACCAACCAACATCCCCATCTACCAAACTGATACGCCTCAGCCACTTGTCCGGCGGTGATGCCTGCACGAACCATGACTCGCCACCATCTGTGGTGTGGAGGAGAGGTGAGTAGGTTACTCGTGAATCAGAGCTTGCCATGGTAGTAGTGGTTATCCATCCGTTCATACCATCAATAAAGAACACATCAGTGAACAGGGTTCCACCGGGTAAAGACAGATTAACTTCTGCTGTATTCCAGCTATTACCGCCATCGGTTGTGATAAGAACAATCCGGTTGGTTGCTGTTGCCCATCCCTTTTCAGAATTCAGGAAGTGAACTGACGTAAGAGCGTAGTGAGTACCGCTATCCTGGGATACCCAGGTCACACCACTATCTTCGGTATGGAGTATTTTCCCGTAATTATTTACCAGCCAGCCGGTGGACTCATCTGTAAAATAAATATCCGTGAACGAGCCACCGGAGCCTTCTCTGGGCCGCTGCCATGCCCAGGTATTTCCACCATCCGTGGTGATGCCAAGCGTACCTTCAGAACCGGCTATCCAACCTCTTTGCTTGCTGGAGAAGTGGATGCAGTTCAGGTCACTCTCTGTCCCACTTTCCCTGACCTCCCACGAATAACCGCTGTCCCCGAAGTGCAGAATAGCACCGGAATCGCCGACTGCCCAGCCGTTGTTCACATCGGTAAAATACAATGCGTGATAGTGCTGGTTATCTTCAGCTTCGTAAACCAACTCCCATTCACCTTGAGACGTATCGGCACCGGCGGGCTCAGTAGTACCAGCGTTATTCTCACATCCAGCGGCTATGATTAACAGCAGCGCAAGGATACCTGTTATCAGCTTTTTCACATCAATCCTTTTTAGAGTTATTCATGCAGCAGTAGCGGTTCTTATGACCCTGGCATCCCCTGCATATCAAGGCAAAAGAACTGTGCCCTACCGTATTTCAAAGGGACGGCCAACAACCCCTTTCAGTGGCTGTAGTACTATCTCGTTCTCTCCTGAATAGGTTAGAATGAACCGCCCGGAACGGTAATAGTGCTTCCGCCCTGACAATATTTCTGTAACGGGGGGTTGGTCTTCTTCAAAGAAAACCAACCCCGGACCGCCCCCGGCCAACGCTTCGGTTTCCATCTTAGCACTGGTAACATCTTCATACTCGAAGACCATGACATTTTCTTTGTTTACCGTAATAAGTCTACCAACCACCGAGAGGTGCAAGCTGCTTCCTGTACGTGTACTGACCTCAACCGCCGCTTCTGCCTGGCGTAATCTATCAAGTAACTCATCGAAATTATCTACAGGCTCAGGCACACGACACGCCGTCACCATAACAGGTGTGATGATACTGAAAATAAGTGCCAGTTTAAAGAACCGTTGCATTTCACACCAGCCGTTACGGGAGCCTTAACCGGGATTTCCCACTTCAACTCGCGGTGAGGCATCCCGTTCCATCACCGCTCTTGTCCGAAATAGTATATCCATGGCACTTGGTTGTCAATCTCCCACAGCACTGACAGTCCGGTCGGCGTCGACATAGCCGGAAGTGCCCTCTCATCTGGACATAGCTGCCGCCAGCTAGACATAACTGCAGAAACAAATCACGCCTGATCAGCCTCGAATTGTTTCCCTTTTCGGCGCTTTTCGTCGTCCCGCCTGTCGCCGCCACCCCCTTTTTCAGCACCCTGTTAGAGGATTACTCTATCGGTGGTGAAGTTAGAGATGAATAGACCAGTATATTAATTCTGCCAATTACAAAGACTATGGGCTACATGGGGAGTTTCTGACAGTGAGCCACCAACTAAGATTGAGTAAAACCGATGTTCGGTATTCCTTGACCGATTTACGGCTTGTTGCTACACTGCAAATAAAGCTTCACATGAAGGGGGTATCCGGAATAAGGCATGATGGTCAGTCACCGACGGTTTATCTGAGGGCAACTCTGTGAAAGTAGTAACTGTTGACGAGATGCGCAGTATCGAAGAGGCCTGTGCCAGCATTGGCCAACCTGCCAGCGTGCTCATGGAGAATGCCGGGAAGGCAGTGGCAGAGCAGGTCAGGGATGCAGTGGGTATCGTTGAGGGACAGGGTATTCTCCTCCTCATCGGACCGGGAAACAACGGCGGCGACGGCCTGGTCTCTGCCCGTTACCTGCACGATTGGGGAGCGCGTGTCAGCCTCTATCTTCTCGGTAACAGGCACTCAGACGACCCGAACCTGAAACTGGTCCAGGAGCGTAAAATCACCTGTGTCCAGAAAACCCAGGATGAGAACCTGACCACGCTTGGGGCAATGCTCTCATTAGCGAGTGTCGTTATCGATGCCGTATTCGGCACTGGCCGGAGCCGTCCCCTCACAGGTATTTTCCGGGAGGCGCTTGAGGCGGTGAACCGTGAACAGGCAAGTCGCCCGACCCTCCGTCTTTTCGCGCTGGACCTGCCGTCCGGCCTCGACGCCGACACCGGCTCGGCTGATATCGCCTGCCTCCACGTTGACAACACGATTGCGCTCGGTTTCCCCAAGGTCGGTCTTTTCAACGCCGCTGAAGCGGCGAGGGCCGGCCAAATCACCACCGTTGACATCGGGATACCAGACGGTCTGGCCGATGAGGTAGCCGTGGAGCTTATCTCCGATGCCTGGGTCCGGTCTGTACTCCCGAAACGCCCACTGCTGGCCAACAAAGGGAGTTTCGGCAGGGTCATGGTCGTTGCCGGCTCCGAACGATACATCGGTGCTGCCTATCTCGCCTGCAGCGGTGCGATGCGGGTCGGTGCCGGACTGGTTACCCTGGCCACGACGCCGACAGTGCAGTCAATCGTAGCCTCCGCACTTATCGAGACAACCTATCTGCCCCTGCCTGAAGCCCATCGCGGCATTGTTTCACCAGAGGCCGCCGGACTCCTGCACGAGGAACTTGACAGCTACGGCGTCCTCCTGATGGGCTGCGGCCTGGGGCAAAGTCCACCAACGGTGGAATTCATCAGGGAAGTCCTGTTCGGACAGCACCCGGCACGCTTGCCCCTGGTGCTGGATGCCGATGCCCTCAATACCTTAGCAGGGATTCCAGACTGGTGGCAACAGCTACCCGATGATGCTATACTTACTCCACACCCCGGCGAAATGTCCCGGCTGGCCGGAGTCACTGTCGACGAGGTGCAGTCGGACAGGATAGGGACTGCCAGAAGGACTGCCCGGGAGTGGCGGAAAACGGTCGTGCTCAAGGGTGCGTATACTGTTGTCGCCGCACCGGACGGACAGTGCATGGTGAGCGTGATAGCCAACCCTGGACTTGCCTCGGCAGGTACCGGCGACGTTCTGGCCGGTGCTATAGCCGGACTGCGGGCGCAGGGCCAGTCGCCTACAGAGGCCGCCGCTTGCGGTGTCTATCTACACGGTCAGGCCGGAGAGAGTGTTAAGGCCAGGTTAGGGGATACCGGCATGGTAGCCAGCGACCTGCTCCGCGCGCTGCCGCTGGTAATTAAACAGCTTAAAGAGAATATTAATGACACTACCTCTGCGAAGTAAGGACATGCTGCTGGCAATAGACATCGGCAACACCAATATCACCTTTGGTGTCTTCGACGGGGAGAATCTGCTGGCTACCTGGCGTATGGCTACCAACGTCAACAAGATGCCGGACGAATACGCAATCGCAATGCTGAGCATGCTCGGCCACCGGGACCTGACACCATCCAATATCACGGGAATAGCCATGTGCAGCACTGTCCCGCCCCTGATTGTCATTTTTGAGGAGCTCTTCCAGCATTACTTCGGTATTACCCCGCTGATAGTGAGTCCGGGTGTCAAGACCGGAGTACGTATCCGCTTCGACAATCCCCGGGAGGTTGGGCCGGACCGGATTGCCAATGCTGCTGCCGCCCATCACCTCTACGAAGGACCCGTAATCGTGGTAGACGTCGGGACGGCAACCACATTCGACGTCGTGTCCCGGGAGGGTGATTGGGTCGGCGGGGTGGTTGCGCCCGGCATTGCCGGCGCCGCCGATGCCTTATTCACACGGACGGCGGCACTGCCCAGGATAGAGCTGGTCGCCCCGGCGCAGGCCATTGGCAGCAATACGATCTCAGCGATGCAGGCCGGCGTCATCTTCGGTTACGCCGGTCTGATTGAGGGAATACTAGCCCGCATCCAGAAACAGTTGGGGGAGAAGGCCAAGGTCGTGGCCACCGGGGGATATGCCCGGTTGATAGTGGGCGAGACCCCTGCACTTGACATGGTCAACCCGGATATCACCCTGATAGGACTGAGACTTATCTACCTGATGAATGCCTGATGTCACCTAACGGTGCCATCAGGTTGGCCTGACGCGGACGTCAGGTTCGCCTGACTTACCGGGAGGTGGGAAGATGCTAACTGATAAGACAGTAGTACTGGGAGTGACCGGAGGCATTGCCGCCTATAAGGCGGCCGACCTGGCGAGCAAGCTTACCCAGGGCGGGGCTATAGTGAACGTTATCATGACCGGGTCCGCCATGGAGTTCGTTGCGCCGCTGACATTCCGTGCCATCACGCACCGGCCGGTAGTCACCAGTATGTTCGAGCTTAACTCCGAGTTCAGCGTTGAGCATATCGCTCTGGCCGAGGCGGCGGATATAGTGGTCATTGCCCCGGCAACAGCAAACATCATCGCAAAAATCGCCACCGGCATTGCCGACGACATGCTGACCACTACCGTCCTCGCCACCAAAGCACCGGTGGTCGTGGCACCGGCGATGAACGTCAATATGTGGCAGAACCCGGTCACCCAGGAGAACGTCCTCCGTCTGAAGGAGAGGGGCTTCACATTCGTCGGGCCGGGGTACGGGCGTCTCGCCTCGGGCAGTATGGGCCTGGGACGCTTCGTCGACATCAGCGAAATCATGGGCACCGTGCAGCAGGTGCTGGGCAGAAAGGGCGACCTCGCCGGGAAAGGCATCGTTGTTACCGCCGGCGGTACGCGGGAAGCTATCGACCCGGTGCGCTATATCGGGAACCGCTCCTCGGGCAAGATGGGCTTTGCCCTGGCGGAAGCAGCCCGGGACAGAGGGGCGACGGTTACATTGATTACCGCCCCGGTATCGCTGCCGGTACCGGCAGGCATGGAGGTTATCAACGTAGAATCAGTCGTTGAAATGAATGAGGCGGTAGCCAAGGCCACTACGAAAGCGGATGCACTGATAATGGCGGCCGCTCCCGCCGACTACGTGGCGAAGAGTGTCGCCGACCAGAAGATAAAGAAGGGGTCTGCTGCCCTCACCGTAGACCTGGTGAAGGCACCGGACATCATCAGCGAAGTCAGCGGGGACTTTATCAAGGTGGGCTTCTCCGCCGAGACGGAGAACCTGCTGGACAACGCCAGAGGGAAGCTGGAGCGAAAGCGGCTTGACCTGATGGTGGCCAACGATGTTACCGCCGCCGACAGCGGCTTCGGGGTCGATACCAATAAGGTGACCATCATCGATAGAGAGGGCAAGACGGAAGACCTGCCCCTGATGACCAAGCGAGAGGTAGCCGACAGGGTGCTGGACAGGGTGGTGGGGTTGTTAACATCCGGCTAGTCAGATGGCGGGACACCTGGAGGGATGTTGTTTGACACTTCCTGGCTAAGAGCGAGCCCTGAGATCGTGGCATGGCTTATTGGTATCGTGCTGGCGATTGTGATGGTCAGGCGAGGCGGGCGTAGGGCAGAGAAGCTGTTGCTGGCGGGCTGTAGCCTGATGCTGGCCGCGCGGCTGATCTCATTATTACTGACCAACGTCATGCCCTGGATACGTGAGCAGGCAATGTCAGCAGCAGAGTTCGGCCTGGCTCTCTCCCTACTAGCTGGCGTTCCGGCTCTGGCGGGTATCATCTGCCTTGGTCTTGCCTTCTGGCTGAGATTCAGGCCGAAGAGACCGGAGACGGCCTGATGGATATTGCGATATTCTACGGCGGCCTTATTGGCGCGGCTCCAGCGCTGGTGTTCTGGGTCGCCATTCTGATTCTGGCTATAATCATGCTGCGGCGTGGTGGGCGCAGAACGGAGCAGTTCCTCATCGTGGCCTGCAGTCTCAAGATAGCCGCCACTGTCCTCGGCATCTTTTCGGTTGCGATCAGCCTCTGGCGATTCGAGGCGGGCGACCCCCTTGATACCATGAGTCTGACCACCAAGGGCTATAGGGCATTTGTCAGTCTTGTTGACGCGGCCGGCACGCTGGGATTCCTGTACGCCTTCTGGACGAGATTCCGGCAGGGGCGTGCCGCGCCTGCGAAATTGTCGGTGTTGGAAGCGAATTATGACGCAGACCCC
This is a stretch of genomic DNA from Dehalococcoidales bacterium. It encodes these proteins:
- a CDS encoding YCF48-related protein, with protein sequence MKKLITGILALLLIIAAGCENNAGTTEPAGADTSQGEWELVYEAEDNQHYHALYFTDVNNGWAVGDSGAILHFGDSGYSWEVRESGTESDLNCIHFSSKQRGWIAGSEGTLGITTDGGNTWAWQRPREGSGGSFTDIYFTDESTGWLVNNYGKILHTEDSGVTWVSQDSGTHYALTSVHFLNSEKGWATATNRIVLITTDGGNSWNTAEVNLSLPGGTLFTDVFFIDGMNGWITTTTMASSDSRVTYSPLLHTTDGGESWFVQASPPDKWLRRISLVDGDVGWLLGMSGLYYTEDGGISWSSRLDSGGDPFVDICLVDNLHLWVLSYTGNIYKYAANAEKSKEPSTESWQVGEKWEYGQQAIWGDIMVGLETDREGGQIPRYYISTYDLRSREKERVLE
- a CDS encoding NAD(P)H-hydrate dehydratase, encoding MKVVTVDEMRSIEEACASIGQPASVLMENAGKAVAEQVRDAVGIVEGQGILLLIGPGNNGGDGLVSARYLHDWGARVSLYLLGNRHSDDPNLKLVQERKITCVQKTQDENLTTLGAMLSLASVVIDAVFGTGRSRPLTGIFREALEAVNREQASRPTLRLFALDLPSGLDADTGSADIACLHVDNTIALGFPKVGLFNAAEAARAGQITTVDIGIPDGLADEVAVELISDAWVRSVLPKRPLLANKGSFGRVMVVAGSERYIGAAYLACSGAMRVGAGLVTLATTPTVQSIVASALIETTYLPLPEAHRGIVSPEAAGLLHEELDSYGVLLMGCGLGQSPPTVEFIREVLFGQHPARLPLVLDADALNTLAGIPDWWQQLPDDAILTPHPGEMSRLAGVTVDEVQSDRIGTARRTAREWRKTVVLKGAYTVVAAPDGQCMVSVIANPGLASAGTGDVLAGAIAGLRAQGQSPTEAAACGVYLHGQAGESVKARLGDTGMVASDLLRALPLVIKQLKENINDTTSAK
- a CDS encoding type III pantothenate kinase, which encodes MTLPLRSKDMLLAIDIGNTNITFGVFDGENLLATWRMATNVNKMPDEYAIAMLSMLGHRDLTPSNITGIAMCSTVPPLIVIFEELFQHYFGITPLIVSPGVKTGVRIRFDNPREVGPDRIANAAAAHHLYEGPVIVVDVGTATTFDVVSREGDWVGGVVAPGIAGAADALFTRTAALPRIELVAPAQAIGSNTISAMQAGVIFGYAGLIEGILARIQKQLGEKAKVVATGGYARLIVGETPALDMVNPDITLIGLRLIYLMNA
- the coaBC gene encoding bifunctional phosphopantothenoylcysteine decarboxylase/phosphopantothenate--cysteine ligase CoaBC, with the protein product MLTDKTVVLGVTGGIAAYKAADLASKLTQGGAIVNVIMTGSAMEFVAPLTFRAITHRPVVTSMFELNSEFSVEHIALAEAADIVVIAPATANIIAKIATGIADDMLTTTVLATKAPVVVAPAMNVNMWQNPVTQENVLRLKERGFTFVGPGYGRLASGSMGLGRFVDISEIMGTVQQVLGRKGDLAGKGIVVTAGGTREAIDPVRYIGNRSSGKMGFALAEAARDRGATVTLITAPVSLPVPAGMEVINVESVVEMNEAVAKATTKADALIMAAAPADYVAKSVADQKIKKGSAALTVDLVKAPDIISEVSGDFIKVGFSAETENLLDNARGKLERKRLDLMVANDVTAADSGFGVDTNKVTIIDREGKTEDLPLMTKREVADRVLDRVVGLLTSG